The following coding sequences lie in one uncultured Cohaesibacter sp. genomic window:
- a CDS encoding sarcosine oxidase subunit delta, with protein sequence MLLIHCPYCEETLPEAEFTYAGEAHIARPSEPDKQSDEEWEAFLFIRSNPRGAHAERWRHFHGCGRFFNAVRNTVTDRFLATYKAGEARPVLETPEKDAQ encoded by the coding sequence ATGCTCCTCATTCATTGCCCCTATTGCGAGGAAACCCTCCCCGAAGCCGAATTCACCTATGCCGGTGAAGCCCACATCGCCCGTCCCTCAGAACCGGACAAGCAGAGTGACGAAGAGTGGGAAGCCTTTCTGTTCATCCGCAGCAATCCGCGCGGTGCCCACGCTGAAAGATGGCGCCATTTTCATGGCTGCGGCCGCTTCTTCAATGCGGTCAGGAATACTGTGACGGACCGGTTTTTGGCAACCTACAAGGCTGGCGAGGCCCGTCCAGTGCTTGAAACTCCGGAGAAAGACGCACAATGA
- a CDS encoding sarcosine oxidase subunit beta family protein translates to MTRFNAFSLIKNTLSGHKNWPEQWPESQPKSEYDVVIVGAGGHGLGAAYYLAKEHGITNVAVIDKGWLGGGNTGRNTTIIRSNYLYDESARIFDHAVDLWEGLSQDLNYNVMYSNRGVLMLAHTVHDVQTFKRHVHANRLNGVDNQWLTPEQAKEFCPPLSLSPTARYPIVGAALQRRAGTARHDAVAWGYARAAAARGVDIIENCMVNAIRRNPDGSVSGVETTKGFIKAKKVAVSVAGNSSVVMDSAQVRMPVESYPLQALISEPIKPIFPCVVMSNAVHAYISQSDKGELVIGSGTDQYTSYSQRGGLPLIEHTIAAITEIFPMFNRVRMLRKWGGIVDVTPDRSPILGKTPVKGLYVNCGWGTGGFKATPGAAHTLAWTVAKDEPHPINAPFNLERFRSGRLIDEAAAAAVAH, encoded by the coding sequence ATGACGCGCTTCAACGCATTTTCTCTGATTAAGAATACTCTCTCCGGACATAAGAACTGGCCCGAACAGTGGCCCGAAAGCCAACCGAAAAGCGAATATGATGTTGTCATCGTTGGCGCTGGTGGTCACGGGCTCGGAGCGGCCTATTATCTGGCCAAGGAGCATGGCATCACCAATGTTGCGGTGATCGACAAGGGCTGGCTTGGCGGTGGCAACACCGGGCGGAACACCACGATCATCCGGTCCAACTATCTCTACGATGAGAGTGCGCGGATCTTCGATCACGCGGTGGACCTGTGGGAAGGACTCAGTCAGGATCTGAACTACAACGTGATGTATTCCAACCGTGGTGTGCTGATGCTGGCCCACACGGTTCATGACGTGCAGACCTTCAAGCGGCATGTTCATGCCAATCGTCTCAATGGCGTGGACAATCAGTGGCTGACACCTGAACAGGCCAAGGAATTCTGTCCCCCGCTCAGCCTGTCCCCGACTGCGCGTTATCCCATTGTGGGAGCCGCCCTGCAGAGGCGGGCCGGAACAGCTCGTCACGATGCTGTCGCATGGGGCTATGCACGGGCTGCAGCCGCACGCGGGGTCGACATCATCGAGAATTGCATGGTCAATGCCATCCGTCGCAATCCGGACGGATCTGTGTCGGGTGTCGAGACCACAAAGGGCTTCATCAAGGCCAAGAAGGTCGCCGTCTCTGTTGCCGGCAACTCAAGCGTCGTCATGGACAGCGCTCAGGTGCGCATGCCTGTCGAGAGCTATCCGCTGCAGGCCCTGATTTCCGAGCCGATCAAGCCGATCTTCCCGTGCGTCGTGATGTCGAATGCCGTTCACGCCTATATCAGCCAGTCCGACAAGGGCGAGTTGGTGATCGGGTCAGGCACGGACCAGTATACTTCCTATTCCCAGCGCGGTGGTCTGCCACTGATCGAGCATACCATCGCCGCCATCACGGAAATCTTCCCGATGTTCAACCGGGTCCGGATGCTGCGCAAATGGGGCGGCATTGTTGATGTGACGCCGGACCGCTCGCCGATCCTCGGCAAGACGCCGGTCAAGGGCCTCTACGTCAACTGTGGCTGGGGAACGGGTGGCTTCAAGGCGACCCCGGGCGCGGCCCACACTCTTGCCTGGACCGTCGCCAAGGATGAGCCGCATCCGATCAATGCTCCCTTCAACCTTGAGCGTTTCCGCTCCGGCCGACTGATTGATGAAGCAGCCGCTGCTGCCGTTGCCCACTAA